A genomic window from Martelella lutilitoris includes:
- a CDS encoding serine hydrolase, producing MTETTEKTEATAAELAKICDAQDFTVRFKVKNLLTGETIQRGATEETPSASTRKISIMMAALKAIGEGRLSFDEKIVYEPRHAEQVASGVLRHMTPGMVLSLRDAIAGMITLSDNVCTHMVFERLTLDEVQAYCAEIGMTGTRHRFLIPPIALPHDHPLDAVTVTTAADQVMLLDTILAAQTDAEASARLGISQELSAFALKMLKSQVLRYGIHSRLPFDTVIASKGGRGKRGRMDAGIVYRDGAPLFILAAYTDGVPLTMPDGLPGYTVALETIGRLARACFTGL from the coding sequence ATGACTGAGACAACCGAAAAGACCGAAGCGACGGCCGCCGAACTCGCAAAAATCTGCGATGCCCAGGATTTCACCGTCCGCTTCAAGGTCAAGAACCTGCTGACGGGCGAAACCATCCAGCGCGGTGCCACCGAGGAAACACCGTCTGCCTCCACCCGCAAGATTTCGATCATGATGGCGGCGCTGAAGGCGATCGGGGAGGGGCGGCTCAGCTTTGACGAGAAGATCGTCTATGAACCACGCCACGCCGAGCAGGTGGCCAGCGGCGTGCTGCGCCACATGACGCCCGGCATGGTGCTGTCGCTGCGCGATGCGATCGCCGGCATGATCACGCTTTCCGACAATGTCTGCACCCACATGGTGTTCGAGCGGCTGACGCTGGACGAGGTTCAGGCCTATTGCGCGGAGATCGGCATGACCGGCACCCGTCACCGCTTCCTGATCCCGCCGATCGCTCTGCCCCATGACCATCCGCTCGACGCGGTGACGGTGACGACGGCGGCCGACCAGGTGATGCTGCTCGACACGATCCTCGCCGCCCAGACCGATGCCGAGGCCTCGGCGCGGCTCGGCATCTCGCAGGAACTGTCGGCCTTCGCGCTGAAAATGCTGAAATCACAGGTCCTGCGCTACGGCATCCATTCGCGCCTTCCCTTCGATACCGTGATCGCCAGCAAGGGCGGAAGGGGCAAGCGCGGCCGCATGGATGCGGGCATCGTCTATCGCGACGGCGCGCCGCTCTTCATCCTCGCCGCCTACACGGACGGGGTACCGCTCACCATGCCGGACGGGCTTCCCGGCTATACGGTGGCACTCGAGACGATCGGCCGGCTCGCCCGCGCCTGTTTCACCGGACTTTGA
- a CDS encoding ABC transporter substrate-binding protein, which translates to MKKLLLAGVMLAALTQTAAARDIVVALSSDLRSNDPGVNRDGNTDAIMMHILEGLVGYTEDGAVKPLLAKSVAMSDDGLTYTFTLRDDVTFHNGDKMTADDVVWSMNRYMDADSKWRCLPDFDGSRVVKLTGVEKVDDATVTMTIAEPSAVFLGLMARPECGFTGIISPKSVGEDGSFAAPIGTGPFKWDAWKKGEYVHLAKNDAYVSPPNDGEPDGTVGAKDPLADGVKFMVVPDASTVKAGIQSGALDLAEVSPDLMPEFEDRDDSKLIVAVNNGKNLFYMQTRDPVLSNPGVRRAMAMALDLPQLVAAASNGTGTPNCSMIATNSIYYSETQQECLPYDIEAAKKELKDAGYNGEPISIIANRRGNVPSYPAAIIAQAMMQQAGLNIQIEVLDYATQVERRRSGNYQVISQSVSPRLDPALMMSFYVGDKDENTSLMWENPKAVELLDAAYRETDQEKRQQIFDDFHTLMLEDMPGLFMYDMVDIWAATANLEGAPVWQGNPRVWEVSVD; encoded by the coding sequence ATGAAGAAACTGCTCCTGGCCGGCGTGATGCTGGCAGCGCTCACCCAGACGGCGGCCGCGCGCGATATCGTCGTCGCGCTCTCCTCCGACCTGCGCTCCAACGATCCGGGCGTCAACCGCGACGGCAATACCGACGCGATCATGATGCACATTCTCGAAGGTCTGGTCGGCTATACCGAGGATGGCGCGGTTAAGCCGCTTCTCGCCAAATCCGTTGCCATGTCCGATGACGGGCTGACCTATACCTTCACGCTGCGCGATGACGTCACCTTCCACAATGGCGACAAGATGACCGCCGACGACGTGGTCTGGTCCATGAACCGCTACATGGACGCCGACAGCAAGTGGCGCTGCCTGCCGGATTTCGACGGCAGCCGCGTGGTCAAGCTGACCGGCGTCGAGAAGGTCGATGATGCCACCGTGACGATGACGATTGCCGAGCCCTCGGCGGTCTTTCTCGGCCTGATGGCCCGCCCGGAATGCGGCTTCACCGGCATCATCTCGCCGAAATCCGTGGGCGAGGACGGCAGCTTCGCAGCGCCGATCGGCACGGGCCCGTTCAAGTGGGACGCGTGGAAGAAGGGCGAATATGTCCATCTCGCCAAGAATGACGCCTATGTCTCGCCGCCAAACGACGGTGAACCGGACGGCACGGTCGGGGCCAAGGACCCGCTCGCCGACGGCGTCAAATTCATGGTTGTTCCGGATGCCTCGACGGTGAAGGCCGGCATCCAGTCGGGCGCGCTCGATCTCGCCGAAGTCTCGCCGGACCTGATGCCGGAATTCGAGGATCGCGATGACAGCAAGCTGATCGTCGCCGTCAACAACGGCAAGAACCTGTTCTACATGCAGACCCGCGATCCGGTTCTTTCGAACCCCGGCGTTCGCCGCGCCATGGCCATGGCGCTCGATCTGCCGCAGCTTGTCGCCGCCGCCTCCAACGGAACCGGCACGCCCAACTGCTCGATGATCGCGACCAACTCGATCTATTACAGCGAGACCCAGCAAGAGTGCCTGCCCTACGATATCGAGGCGGCGAAGAAGGAATTGAAGGACGCCGGCTACAACGGCGAACCGATCTCGATCATCGCCAACCGTCGCGGCAATGTGCCGAGCTACCCGGCGGCGATCATCGCCCAGGCGATGATGCAGCAGGCGGGCCTCAACATTCAGATCGAGGTGCTCGACTACGCCACCCAGGTGGAACGCCGCCGTTCGGGCAATTACCAAGTGATCTCGCAGTCGGTTTCGCCGCGTCTCGATCCGGCGCTGATGATGAGCTTCTATGTCGGCGACAAGGACGAGAACACATCGCTGATGTGGGAAAATCCAAAGGCCGTCGAACTGCTCGACGCCGCCTACCGCGAGACCGATCAGGAAAAGCGCCAGCAGATCTTCGACGATTTCCACACGCTGATGCTCGAGGATATGCCGGGCCTGTTCATGTACGACATGGTCGACATCTGGGCGGCAACCGCGAACCTCGAAGGCGCCCCCGTATGGCAGGGCAATCCCCGCGTATGGGAAGTCTCGGTCGACTGA
- a CDS encoding M20 family metallopeptidase, producing the protein MTQQAIEQLASEIEALKPEFIELSDRIWDLAELKFEEFESAKLQTALLEKYGFSVTRGVAGMETAFCGEYGDSQPVIAILGEFDALAGMNQVAGIAEEKSDKPGASGHGCGHNLLGAGSLLAAVGLARHLEKNGIAATVRYYGCPAEEGGGAKTIMAEAGVFDDVDLALTWHPAPFNGVRSTNNLAVIEYDIRFKGTAAHASNAAHLGRSALDALELTNIGINFLREHMPSDCRIHYAITETGGVAANVVQARAAGRYMIRAPEIVGARALAERVKKIAEGAAMMTETGVELELGKATNSLLPNITLETAMHEQMTALGPVPFDEADEAFARDVQATFSQEAIDSSIRLYQIKGDALSNTPVDGSQPLHRGLRAFEGRSHFRAGSTDVGDVSWVVPTAQCWAPAWAIGTNPHTWQVVAQGKSQAAHKAFVHAAKAIAATGLAAVRDPGLIERARTEWREKTKAL; encoded by the coding sequence ATGACGCAGCAGGCGATCGAACAACTCGCAAGTGAAATCGAGGCATTGAAGCCGGAATTCATCGAACTCTCCGACCGGATCTGGGACCTGGCCGAACTGAAATTCGAGGAATTCGAATCGGCGAAGCTCCAGACGGCGCTTCTGGAGAAATACGGGTTTTCCGTCACGCGCGGCGTTGCCGGCATGGAGACGGCGTTCTGCGGAGAATATGGCGACAGCCAGCCGGTGATCGCGATCCTCGGCGAATTCGATGCGCTTGCCGGCATGAACCAGGTCGCCGGCATTGCCGAGGAAAAGTCCGACAAACCGGGCGCAAGCGGCCATGGCTGCGGCCATAACCTGCTTGGCGCGGGCTCTCTTCTGGCGGCCGTCGGCCTTGCCCGTCATCTGGAAAAGAACGGCATTGCCGCGACCGTGCGCTATTATGGCTGCCCGGCGGAGGAGGGCGGCGGCGCCAAGACGATTATGGCCGAGGCCGGCGTGTTCGACGATGTCGACCTCGCGCTCACCTGGCATCCGGCCCCCTTCAACGGCGTGCGCTCCACCAATAATCTCGCCGTGATCGAGTACGATATCCGCTTCAAGGGCACGGCCGCGCACGCCTCCAACGCCGCCCATCTCGGGCGTTCCGCGCTCGATGCGCTGGAGCTGACCAATATCGGCATCAATTTCCTGCGCGAGCACATGCCGTCCGATTGCCGGATTCATTACGCGATTACCGAGACCGGCGGCGTCGCGGCCAATGTCGTGCAGGCGCGCGCGGCCGGTCGCTACATGATCCGGGCTCCGGAAATCGTCGGCGCTCGGGCGCTTGCCGAACGGGTGAAGAAGATAGCGGAAGGCGCGGCTATGATGACGGAGACCGGCGTCGAGCTGGAACTCGGCAAGGCGACCAACAGCCTGCTGCCAAACATCACGCTCGAAACGGCGATGCACGAGCAGATGACGGCGCTTGGCCCCGTGCCCTTCGACGAGGCCGACGAGGCTTTCGCAAGGGATGTTCAGGCGACCTTCTCACAGGAGGCGATCGACAGCAGTATCAGGCTCTATCAGATCAAGGGCGATGCGCTTTCCAATACGCCGGTCGATGGTTCGCAACCGCTGCACCGCGGATTGAGGGCATTCGAAGGCAGGTCGCATTTCCGCGCCGGCTCGACCGATGTCGGCGATGTCAGCTGGGTCGTGCCGACGGCGCAGTGCTGGGCGCCGGCCTGGGCGATCGGCACCAACCCCCACACCTGGCAGGTGGTCGCCCAGGGCAAGAGCCAGGCCGCCCACAAGGCCTTTGTCCACGCCGCCAAGGCGATTGCCGCCACCGGCCTGGCCGCCGTCCGCGACCCCGGCCTGATCGAGCGGGCGAGGACCGAATGGCGCGAAAAGACAAAAGCCCTGTAA
- a CDS encoding ABC transporter ATP-binding protein: MMRDILLSVRDLTLALGNGVKLVDNVSFDVRPGEIFGIVGESGSGKTLATRALMSLLPAGITPVSGETVFEGRDTLTMSPPDLRSLRGARIGMVFQEPMTSLNPSMTIGRQLEEGLKLHTGLSREKRRDAILAMLERVGIVDPKGALSAYPHEFSGGMRQRIMLASVMLLKPALLIADEPTTALDAVIQRDVMELMVELTRAEGTAVLLISHDLPMVARYTSRIAVMEKGVVVESGTTDDILTNPQHAYTRKLLSSLPGRGETRVFRPDDTPVLSVKNVIVDYHKAGALFRKGQAKRALHGVSVDIRQAEVVALVGGSGSGKTTLGRTIAGLIHQTEGDILFNGKPRERDWADYRQNCQMVFQDPYSSLDPRMSIVKLVEEALRTMPGVNAAERRRRALATLAEVGLPGEFAERLPHELSGGQRQRVAIARAVVREPKLLIADEPVSALDVTVRAQVLALFADLQKKHGFSCLFISHDLSVVEQIADRVIVMQHGKIVEEGPRDEIFDRPQHAYTQRLLSAIPALDFNETGGVKLKWRLEEQDD, encoded by the coding sequence ATGATGAGGGATATTCTCCTTTCCGTCCGCGACCTGACGCTCGCACTCGGCAATGGCGTGAAGCTCGTCGACAATGTCTCCTTCGATGTGCGGCCCGGCGAGATCTTCGGCATTGTCGGCGAATCGGGTTCCGGCAAGACGCTGGCGACCCGCGCGCTGATGTCGCTTCTGCCCGCCGGCATCACGCCGGTGAGCGGCGAGACCGTGTTCGAGGGCCGCGACACGCTGACCATGAGCCCGCCTGATCTGAGATCGCTGCGCGGCGCGCGGATCGGCATGGTGTTCCAGGAGCCGATGACCTCGCTGAACCCGTCGATGACTATCGGCCGGCAGCTTGAGGAAGGGTTGAAGCTTCACACTGGGCTTTCCCGCGAGAAGCGCCGGGACGCGATCCTCGCCATGCTGGAGAGGGTCGGCATCGTCGATCCGAAGGGCGCGCTGTCAGCCTATCCGCATGAGTTTTCCGGCGGCATGCGCCAGCGCATCATGCTTGCCTCGGTCATGCTGCTGAAACCGGCGCTGCTCATCGCCGACGAGCCGACGACGGCGCTCGACGCGGTGATCCAGCGCGATGTGATGGAGTTGATGGTGGAGTTGACCCGCGCTGAAGGCACGGCGGTGCTTCTGATCAGCCACGACCTGCCGATGGTCGCGCGCTATACCAGCCGCATCGCGGTGATGGAAAAGGGCGTCGTGGTCGAAAGCGGCACCACCGACGACATTCTGACAAACCCGCAGCATGCCTATACCCGCAAGCTGCTGTCATCGCTGCCGGGGCGCGGCGAAACCCGTGTGTTCCGGCCGGACGATACGCCGGTGCTGTCCGTCAAGAACGTGATCGTCGACTACCACAAGGCCGGCGCGCTGTTTCGCAAGGGCCAGGCCAAGCGCGCCCTGCACGGCGTCTCGGTCGATATCCGCCAGGCCGAGGTGGTGGCGCTGGTCGGCGGCTCGGGCTCCGGCAAGACCACGCTCGGGCGCACCATCGCCGGCCTCATTCACCAGACCGAGGGCGATATCCTGTTCAACGGCAAGCCGCGCGAACGGGACTGGGCGGACTATCGGCAGAATTGCCAGATGGTGTTTCAGGACCCGTACTCCTCCCTCGACCCGCGCATGTCGATCGTCAAGCTTGTCGAAGAGGCGCTGCGCACCATGCCCGGGGTCAACGCCGCCGAACGGCGCCGACGGGCGCTTGCGACCCTTGCCGAAGTAGGCCTGCCCGGCGAATTCGCCGAGCGGCTGCCGCACGAGCTTTCCGGCGGCCAGCGCCAGCGCGTGGCAATCGCCCGCGCCGTGGTGCGCGAGCCGAAACTGCTGATCGCCGACGAACCGGTGTCCGCGCTCGACGTGACGGTGAGGGCGCAGGTGCTGGCGCTGTTCGCCGACCTGCAGAAGAAGCACGGCTTCTCCTGCCTGTTCATCAGCCACGACCTTTCCGTGGTCGAGCAGATCGCCGACCGGGTGATCGTGATGCAGCACGGCAAGATCGTCGAGGAAGGCCCGCGCGACGAGATCTTCGACCGTCCGCAGCACGCCTATACGCAACGGCTGCTTTCGGCCATTCCCGCGCTCGATTTCAACGAGACCGGCGGCGTCAAGCTCAAATGGCGTCTGGAGGAACAAGATGACTGA